The DNA window CGATGATGCAGCCCTCGATCACGGAGTGCGGGTTCTTCTCCATGATCGTGCGATCCTTGAAGGTCCCGGGCTCTCCCTCGTCGGCGTTGACCACCAGGTAGCAAGGTTTCTTGCTCTCCTTGGGCATGAAGCTCCACTTCATGCCGCAGTCGAAACCCGCGCCGCCGCGGCCGCGAATGTGAGCCTTTTTCACCTCGTCGACGAGCGCGTCGCGGCTCATGGTGAGCGCCTTCCTTGCGCTCTTGTAGCCGCCCGCTGCTTCGTAAGCGGCGAGCGTGTGCCCGTCCGATTTGTCGTACGAGTGCGTGAGGTAGTTGGTGATCTTCAACATGGGCGCTCAGTCCGAGAGCAGGCCGTCGAGCAACTGATCGACTTGTTCCGTGGTGAGGTTCTCGTGGTAGGTCTTGTCGATCTGCATCATCGGCGCGGTGCCGCACGAGGCCAGGCACTCCGCGGTCCGCAAGGTGACCTTGCCGTCGGGCGTGGTCTCGCCCTGGTGGATCTTCAAGCGCTTCTCGCAGTGGTGCAGGATCTGGTCCGCACCCCGCAGCGCACAGGACAACGTGCGACACACCCAGACCTGGTGTTTGCCCGGCTTGGACTGGTTGAAGAGCGTGTAGAAGGTGACGACACCCATCACGTGCGCGGTGCCCACTCCGAGCTTCTGCGCGACGAACTGGATGACGTCTTCGCTCACCCAGTTCTCGTTGGCCTCCTGACACAGGTGGAGGACCGGGATGGTGGCCGCCATCTTGTTCGGATATCGCGCGAGGATCCGCTCGAGCTCGCGCTCCTGCTCCCCGCTTAGAGAAAAAGCCATGTTAGGGATTTCCGTGTACCGGTGGGGGGCCGCCCGGCTCGGGCCTCGGGCCCCGCCCAAGCGACCCGAAAAGGGCGCGGCGCTGGCGCGAGGGCTTTTGCCGTGCCGACCCGGGGCGTCGGGCGAGCGAACCCTAGTGAGCGGGAAACCGCGGTGTCAAGGCGGGTGTGGGGCCTCGAAATTTCAATCCTATTGACTTGAGAACCCCCCACTGCCGCGTGTAGGCTGACGCCGCTCGGTGGTAAATCCCGAGGCGCGGAGGTCACTCGTGTTTTGCCCGAATTGTGGGACGCAGAATCCTGATACGGCCACCACTTGCACCAAGTGTGGTTTCAACCTCAAAGGCGCCGCTGCCCCTAAGTTCAAGGGCACGATGCTGATGATGAACCCGCAGCAAGGGGCGGCAGCTCCTAAACCGGGTGCGCCAGCGGCTCCGGCCGTGCCTTCGGCGCCCAAGCCTCAACTGAAGGGGACGATGCTCGGCGTCGCGCCGCCCTCGATGGGGTCCGCACCGCTACCCCCTGGAGGAGCACCCGCTCCGGCGGCTCCCCCGCCGGCCGGACCCCCTCCGGGTGGTTTTGGCGGCCCCGCCGATCCCCTCGGCGGCACGATGGTCGCGCCACCCGGCGGTGCGCCGCCCGGGTTCCCTCCTCCTGGTGCGGATCCAGGGTTCGGGGGTCCGCCGCCCGGCGGTCCGATGGGCGGCCCGCCTCCCGGTGGTCCGATGGGTGGCCCTCCTCCTGGTGGTCCGATGGGGGGTCCGCCTCCCTGTGATCCCACGGTGGCTCCTCCGGTGGACCTTACGGCCCCCCCTGGGTGGTCTCCCCCGGTGGGCCTTACGGTCCTCCCCCGGCGGTCCGCCCCGGCCCGATGGGGTCCCCCAGGTGGTCCTACGTCCGCCCCCGCCATGGTTTCGCGGCCGGCGCCCGCCCCCGGGCTTCGGGCGACACCGCCCGCGCGCGCCACCCGGCGGCGCACCCATGATGGTGCGGCGGCGCGCCCCCTTCGGCCCCAGCAGACACCCATCGCAACGGCTGCACGCGCTTTGTTACGTGCCGGTCGAAATGACGCTCAAGGCCTTCCGCGGCAAGGACGACATCAACCCGATCATGTTCTTCGTGCCGATCCTCAACCCCACTTTTGGCCCCGAAGGCTCGAGGCCAAACAAATGGCCGGCGTGCCCAATGCTCAGGTGTCGCACCCAATTCTCTACTTCTTCCTGTGGCCGTACTTCCTGACTGCCGATCTGAATGAGATCTGGCAGGCGGCGAGCGGCGGCCGGCAGATGTGAGCAGCGCGGCGACCGCCCCGTCTTTTGGGCCACTCGGATTTCAACCCGGGTGGCCCAAGCGCGTTTTGTTGGTGGCGCTGATCCTGTCACCGTTGTTCGCCGCAGTGCTCATCGACATGCCGATGTGCCCGACTGCCGCGATCTTCGGCATCCCGTGTCCAGGCTGCGGCCTCACTCGCGCCACGCTCGCGCTCTTCCACGGTGATCTGGGCGGCGCGCTTCATTATCACCCGCTCGTGTTCCTGGCGACGCCGATGTACTTCGGAGTCATCGGCAGCATCGCGTTTGGCTACGTGCGCGGCGGCATCGAGAAGATCCCCTCCGGCCGCCTCACGAAGTTGATCTCGGCCCTGGCCGTCGTGACCTTCTTCCTCCTGATGGGGATCTGGCTTGCGCGGTTCTTTGGGGCGTTCGGTGGGCCCGTCGAGATCCGAACCTTCCGCGCTTCGCACAGGTGAACGCGGTCGCGAGCCGGGGTTCTCCCGCCAAAATAGGCCCGCGCGGGAGAGCAAACGCCACATGCGCTAGACTGTGGGCTCGACTGACGCGAGCGCGTCACGAAGAACCTCGGAGCTGAACCCATGAGAAACTTGAACGCCGCGCGCCGGGCCGGACTCGCCATCGGTCTCTCTGGGCTCCTCTCCGTTAGCCTCGGCGGCTGCGGCGGGAACGACGACGGCGGCACCGTTGGGCCGAGCCTGGGTGGCGCGGGCGGCGGCGGCGCCAACGCAGGGGGCGGCGGCAGCGCGGCCAGCGGCGCGAACGGTGGCAGCGGTGGCGGCATCAACCTCGACGGCGGCGGCGCCAGCACCGGGACGGGCGGCGGCGGCGGCACGAAGGGCTGCGAGAAGATCGACTTCCTGTTCATCGTCGACAACTCCGTCTCGATGGAGCCGGAGCAGGCGGCGCTCGTCGCGGCGTTCCCGGGTTTTATCGCCGCGGTGGAGAGCACCGTCGCCGCGGGCAGCAACTACCACGTGATGGTGGCGGACACCGACGAGTGGGGCCGCTGCAACACGGCCAATCCCTGGACCGGCATCGATCCGACCAGCACGACCTGCAACGGCTACATCAAGAAGACCAAGTTCGAGGAGTGCGACCGCACGCTGGGCGCTGGAGTGATCAACCCCGCGGGGGAGTTCGCCAGCAACAAGATCTGCCCGTTCCCCGCGGGGCGTCGCTTCTTGCAGCAGGGCGATCCCAACGTGCCGGCGGCCTTCGCGTGCGCGGCCCAGGTCGGAGTCGCGGGTCACTCGAAGGAGCGCCCCATGGATGCAATGCTCGCCGCGCTCACACCCCAGATCAACGCGGCCGGCGGCTGCAACGAAGGTTTCTTGCGCGACGACGCGCTGCTGGTCGTGACGTTCATCAGCGACGACCCCAACTACGAAGACAAGGGCACACCCCAGAGCTGGTACGACGCGGTCGTTGCGGCCAAGAAGGGCGACCCCAAGGCCGCGGTGGTGGTCGGTTTCACGCCCGCCACCTGCGGCGGCGGCGGCACCACCAAGGGCGCGCACTGGGAGGAGTTCATCAAGAAGTTCCCGTTCTCCATCGCCGCGCCCGTCTGTGCGACGGACTACGCGACCACGTTTGCGCAGGCCGTCAACGTGGTCGACGACAGCTGCGATCAGTACGTTCCGCCCATCAAGTAGCGATTCGGGCGAAGCAGCCGAGGGGGCGCACCGCGGCAACGAGCGCGTAGCGCGGCGCGGGGCGGCGAGGTGGCCGCGATCGGGCGGCGACGGGGCGGCGCGCGGACGCGCCTGCGCACGAAGAAGAAGAGCGGGCGGGTGCAGGGTGGAGGCTCCTGTCGCCACTTGCGTGACGATTCCTACTCTGGTAGGAATCATGTGTGGCGGAGACAGCTGCAGCCAAGCTCTCTGTGAGCGTCCCGAGCGACCTGGCGAAGGCGGTACGGCGACGGGTCGGGCCTCGCGGGCTTTCGGGGTTCGTGGCGCGTGCCATCGCGCACGAGCTCGAGCGCGAACAACTCGGTGCGTTCTTGGCTGGGCTCGACCGGGATCTCGGTCCGGTGCCGAAAGGCACCCTCTCCACTGCTCGTAAAGCATGGCCGAAGCGCTGATTCTGGATTCGGAGGCGGTCAATGCGCTCGCCAATGCGACCGAGCGCGGCGTGCTGGCGGATAGAGCCCGGGCCATCCTCACCGTGGCGCATGAGCGTGGTGCGCTCGTCCGCGTCCCCGCACCTGTGCTCGCCGAAGTGTGCCGAGGCCCTCGGCATGACCCTCCCATTGACCACCTCCTCGCCTCGCGCGGGATCGTCGTTTGTGACCTCACCCAGACGATCGCCAAACGGGCTGGCCATCTGCTAGGTCGTGCCAAGCTATCCTCCGCCCACGCTGTGGACGCATTCGTCGTAGCAACCGCGCTACTCTTTGACGCTTCCGTGATCGCAACCGGGGACCCCGCGGACATGCGGCGACTTGCTTCACCCTTCAAGCAGGTTCGAGTTTTCGCCATCTAGCCTCGACTCGAGCAGTCTTGCGACGCTCAGATCGCGATCGGCATGAGCGGCGTAAACCCACTTGAACTACCGGCGAGGCCGGCGGATGCCGTGCACTTCCGTCGTGGCATACTGCCAACAGGGTTCGAGCACGGCCGCCCCTTTGGCAAAGCCTGAGGCGATTCGTGCGCAACAACGCGCGCGGCGTGGCCCACCTGGCGCGGATCGCGCGCGTGGCGCCGTACGATGGAGTCGAGGCCCACCACCGCTTGATAGAGTGGATCGATGATGCGTTCGCCACCTACCAGATCTCGTCTCACTACGGGACGAGAACGCCGACTG is part of the Myxococcales bacterium genome and encodes:
- a CDS encoding NAD(P)H-dependent oxidoreductase subunit E; this encodes MAFSLSGEQERELERILARYPNKMAATIPVLHLCQEANENWVSEDVIQFVAQKLGVGTAHVMGVVTFYTLFNQSKPGKHQVWVCRTLSCALRGADQILHHCEKRLKIHQGETTPDGKVTLRTAECLASCGTAPMMQIDKTYHENLTTEQVDQLLDGLLSD
- a CDS encoding PIN domain-containing protein — translated: MAEALILDSEAVNALANATERGVLADRARAILTVAHERGALVRVPAPVLAEVCRGPRHDPPIDHLLASRGIVVCDLTQTIAKRAGHLLGRAKLSSAHAVDAFVVATALLFDASVIATGDPADMRRLASPFKQVRVFAI
- a CDS encoding DUF2752 domain-containing protein — protein: MPMCPTAAIFGIPCPGCGLTRATLALFHGDLGGALHYHPLVFLATPMYFGVIGSIAFGYVRGGIEKIPSGRLTKLISALAVVTFFLLMGIWLARFFGAFGGPVEIRTFRASHR
- a CDS encoding zinc-ribbon domain-containing protein — encoded protein: MFCPNCGTQNPDTATTCTKCGFNLKGAAAPKFKGTMLMMNPQQGAAAPKPGAPAAPAVPSAPKPQLKGTMLGVAPPSMGSAPLPPGGAPAPAAPPPAGPPPGGFGGPADPLGGTMVAPPGGAPPGFPPPGADPGFGGPPPGGPMGGPPPGGPMGGPPPGGPMGGPPPCDPTVAPPVDLTAPPGWSPPVGLTVLPRRSAPARWGPPGGPTSAPAMVSRPAPAPGLRATPPARATRRRTHDGAAARPLRPQQTPIATAARALLRAGRNDAQGLPRQGRHQPDHVLRADPQPHFWPRRLEAKQMAGVPNAQVSHPILYFFLWPYFLTADLNEIWQAASGGRQM